In a single window of the Flavobacterium sp. W4I14 genome:
- a CDS encoding hypothetical protein (product_source=Hypo-rule applied; superfamily=50044): MNVLVNQQYLNLKRGCIIIILKDNLFYNNQY; encoded by the coding sequence ATGAATGTATTAGTAAATCAGCAATATTTAAATTTAAAAAGAGGCTGTATCATTATCATCCTGAAGGATAATTTATTTTATAATAATCAATATTAA
- a CDS encoding signal transduction histidine kinase (product_source=COG4585; cath_funfam=3.30.565.10; cog=COG4585; pfam=PF02518,PF07730; smart=SM00387; superfamily=55874; transmembrane_helix_parts=Outside_1_5,TMhelix_6_28,Inside_29_261), with the protein MGKTELLITVILFNLFFVLFVVAIMVYIKKYKERKREYLNEIKITNEIHQKELLTTQLEIQQATMQQIGRELHDNIGQKLTLVSLYTQQLVHENKVPQASKRIEQIYQIINSSLQDLRSLSKNLTNDNISENEIVTLIQEEVNNFNALKKCKVTFHYNLESIDLEFVKKNVLLRITQEFLQNSLKHAYCSNIKIQLNSSPEIFLTLKIQDDGVGFDYTKVTSDGIGLKNMKKRAEIIGGQFNLESKPDLGTTLTIILNGPA; encoded by the coding sequence ATGGGGAAAACAGAACTCTTAATTACAGTTATCCTTTTTAACCTGTTTTTTGTGCTCTTTGTAGTGGCCATTATGGTTTATATTAAAAAATATAAAGAACGGAAACGAGAATATCTGAATGAAATTAAAATCACCAACGAAATACACCAGAAGGAACTTTTAACTACCCAGTTAGAAATACAACAGGCCACCATGCAGCAGATTGGCCGCGAATTACACGATAATATCGGGCAGAAATTAACATTGGTTAGTCTTTATACCCAACAGCTTGTACACGAAAATAAGGTACCTCAGGCAAGTAAAAGAATTGAGCAGATTTATCAGATCATTAACTCATCGTTGCAAGACTTGAGGAGTTTGTCGAAAAACTTAACGAACGATAATATAAGTGAAAATGAAATTGTAACTTTAATACAGGAAGAAGTGAACAACTTCAATGCTTTGAAAAAATGTAAGGTAACCTTTCACTACAATTTAGAAAGTATAGATCTGGAGTTTGTGAAAAAGAATGTACTATTAAGGATAACACAAGAATTTCTTCAAAACAGCTTAAAACATGCATATTGCAGCAATATCAAAATCCAGTTAAATTCTTCTCCTGAAATTTTTTTAACTTTAAAAATACAGGATGATGGAGTAGGCTTTGATTATACTAAAGTCACTTCTGATGGTATAGGATTAAAAAACATGAAAAAAAGAGCCGAAATTATCGGTGGACAATTTAATTTAGAAAGCAAACCCGATTTAGGCACTACACTTACTATTATTTTAAATGGCCCGGCATGA
- a CDS encoding hypothetical protein (product_source=Hypo-rule applied; cleavage_site_network=SignalP-noTM; superfamily=56925) — protein MLCQKIKNALIVFLFLTPVISKAQNSTNIGIGAEIGLPSGNFVNLSGIGLGASIKANFPIAADFAISLNGGFMNFFGKRNQLFKVQDLTYIPIKAGLKYQLGESFYAEGQLGAALPLNNGQKTLFVWSPGIGNQFKLSGENTLDLGIRYEAWTGKNELSDFK, from the coding sequence ATGCTTTGCCAAAAAATAAAAAACGCCTTAATAGTCTTTCTATTTTTAACACCCGTTATATCGAAAGCCCAAAACTCCACAAATATTGGTATTGGTGCCGAAATAGGTTTACCATCGGGTAACTTCGTTAATTTATCAGGAATAGGTTTAGGCGCATCAATAAAAGCCAATTTCCCAATAGCTGCTGATTTTGCAATATCCTTAAATGGAGGTTTTATGAATTTTTTTGGTAAGCGAAACCAGCTTTTTAAGGTTCAGGATTTAACCTATATACCCATTAAAGCAGGCTTGAAATATCAGCTGGGAGAAAGTTTTTACGCCGAAGGGCAGTTAGGGGCGGCATTGCCATTAAATAATGGGCAAAAAACTTTATTTGTTTGGTCGCCTGGTATAGGGAATCAATTTAAGCTATCTGGCGAAAATACACTCGATTTAGGGATCAGATATGAAGCATGGACAGGTAAAAATGAATTATCCGATTTTAAATAA
- a CDS encoding hypothetical protein (product_source=Hypo-rule applied; cleavage_site_network=SignalP-noTM; pfam=PF09411; smart=SM00869; superfamily=56925), whose translation MKKVLLSLLMVAGLGFAASAQTEGAVQKLSIGAEFGFPTEKGSKNTLIAGGSLQYEHPVAKDLNLTGSAGYLSYMATGDAKDAAKALGLPTSFGFVPVKAGAKYYFGGNFYAAGELGAAFSTEKGGETSFAFAPALGASFSVADKSSLDFGVRYETWSNNGSISFVGLRAAYSFGL comes from the coding sequence ATGAAAAAAGTATTACTTTCTTTATTAATGGTTGCAGGCTTAGGTTTTGCAGCTTCAGCTCAAACAGAAGGAGCGGTTCAAAAATTAAGCATTGGTGCTGAATTTGGTTTCCCAACTGAAAAAGGATCAAAAAACACTTTAATTGCAGGAGGTTCATTACAATATGAGCACCCAGTGGCTAAAGATTTAAATTTAACTGGCTCTGCTGGTTACCTATCTTACATGGCTACAGGTGATGCAAAAGACGCAGCCAAAGCGCTTGGCTTGCCTACTAGCTTTGGTTTTGTTCCAGTAAAGGCTGGTGCTAAATATTATTTCGGAGGCAATTTTTATGCTGCGGGAGAATTAGGAGCAGCATTCAGTACAGAAAAGGGCGGAGAAACTTCATTTGCATTTGCTCCTGCATTAGGTGCTTCATTTTCAGTTGCAGACAAATCTAGCCTAGACTTTGGTGTGCGTTACGAGACCTGGTCTAATAATGGTTCAATATCATTCGTAGGCTTGCGCGCAGCTTATTCATTCGGTTTATAA
- a CDS encoding subtilisin (product_source=KO:K01342; cath_funfam=3.40.50.200; cog=COG1404; ko=KO:K01342; pfam=PF00082; superfamily=52743), protein MSKTLKKEEKVEYTGRYLVLLPEGSNTSDSINQINSISGLNLKSSLEFENEFFTDKDLAKTDGIILDKLGIAIVNEKPKIENSISSLGESEMIVEKERVVYAIGMLDESTQNYVEGYRDAVNQMTNVLVGTETEDYNYEEQESEVESVGATWGLKATNVVPTGFLRYNPYNGAGIKVAILDTGFDFHHPDFAGRPVVHQSFISGESTQDGHGHGTHCTGTACGPASSPSATERYGIAYAASIYIGKVLSNGGSGGDGGILAGINWAIANRCDVVSMSLRGFVTGAGYSAVFETAAARALAQGTLIIAAAGNDSARPGTVRQVMHPANCPSIMAVGAVDVNMNVAAFSNGGLYPTYGAVDIAAPGVNVYSSTKLPTKYASWNGTSMATPHVAGIAALWAQASGLRGINLWRKLTSTAKTLPLPGRDVGAGLVQAPTKTRLIKYPIDRFPIDKFPILVNPKFPIDPIGPIEKIIR, encoded by the coding sequence ATGTCAAAAACCTTGAAAAAAGAAGAAAAAGTAGAGTACACCGGAAGATACCTTGTACTATTACCAGAAGGGTCCAACACCTCCGATTCTATTAACCAGATCAATTCTATTAGCGGATTGAACTTAAAAAGCTCTTTAGAATTTGAAAACGAGTTTTTCACAGATAAAGACCTCGCTAAAACCGATGGCATTATACTAGACAAGCTGGGAATCGCTATCGTAAACGAAAAACCAAAAATTGAAAATTCAATCAGCAGTTTAGGCGAAAGTGAAATGATTGTAGAAAAAGAAAGGGTAGTTTATGCTATCGGAATGCTGGATGAAAGTACCCAAAATTATGTAGAGGGTTACAGAGATGCGGTAAACCAGATGACCAATGTATTGGTTGGAACCGAAACAGAAGATTACAACTATGAAGAGCAAGAATCGGAAGTAGAGTCTGTCGGCGCTACCTGGGGATTAAAAGCAACCAATGTTGTACCAACCGGCTTTTTAAGATACAACCCATACAATGGTGCAGGCATTAAAGTTGCCATATTGGACACAGGATTTGATTTCCATCACCCTGATTTTGCTGGCCGTCCTGTTGTTCATCAAAGTTTTATTAGCGGAGAAAGCACACAGGATGGACATGGCCACGGCACACACTGTACCGGTACTGCCTGTGGTCCTGCTAGTTCGCCATCTGCAACAGAAAGATACGGTATTGCTTATGCCGCCAGTATTTATATCGGAAAAGTTTTAAGCAATGGTGGTTCTGGTGGAGATGGGGGCATTCTTGCCGGCATTAACTGGGCTATTGCCAACCGTTGTGATGTGGTAAGCATGTCGTTAAGGGGCTTTGTAACCGGAGCAGGCTATTCTGCTGTTTTTGAAACCGCTGCCGCCCGTGCTTTAGCACAAGGTACTTTAATTATTGCTGCTGCAGGAAACGATTCGGCAAGACCAGGCACTGTTAGACAGGTAATGCACCCTGCAAATTGCCCTTCAATAATGGCTGTGGGCGCTGTAGATGTAAATATGAACGTAGCCGCTTTTTCTAACGGCGGCCTTTACCCAACTTATGGTGCTGTAGATATTGCTGCTCCAGGCGTTAACGTGTATTCTTCTACAAAACTGCCTACTAAGTATGCGAGCTGGAACGGAACCAGTATGGCTACCCCGCATGTTGCCGGTATCGCCGCACTATGGGCACAGGCATCGGGTCTGAGAGGAATTAATTTGTGGAGAAAATTAACCTCAACTGCGAAAACGTTACCTTTACCTGGCAGAGATGTAGGTGCAGGATTGGTACAAGCGCCTACAAAAACAAGATTGATAAAATACCCAATTGATAGATTCCCAATTGATAAATTCCCGATTTTAGTTAATCCGAAATTCCCTATCGATCCAATTGGTCCAATTGAAAAAATTATAAGATGA
- a CDS encoding nitrate reductase NapAB chaperone NapD (product_source=COG3062; cog=COG3062; superfamily=160419), giving the protein MKTKWLISVKDNTMDSVAKELKEIGVKDVEALDSIGVIVIVPGNHKIADIKKIEGVLSVEEERDISI; this is encoded by the coding sequence ATGAAAACAAAATGGTTAATATCTGTAAAAGACAACACAATGGATTCAGTGGCAAAAGAGCTGAAGGAAATTGGTGTTAAAGATGTAGAAGCCTTAGATTCAATTGGTGTAATCGTAATTGTTCCAGGCAATCATAAAATTGCAGATATCAAAAAAATTGAAGGCGTATTAAGTGTTGAAGAGGAAAGGGACATCAGCATTTAA
- a CDS encoding hypothetical protein (product_source=Hypo-rule applied; superfamily=56322; transmembrane_helix_parts=Outside_1_12,TMhelix_13_30,Inside_31_36,TMhelix_37_59,Outside_60_68,TMhelix_69_86,Inside_87_92,TMhelix_93_112,Outside_113_116,TMhelix_117_136,Inside_137_155,TMhelix_156_178,Outside_179_187,TMhelix_188_210,Inside_211_215) has protein sequence MNSFQKLLSDSFLWIEGGTAMVALLHLRGLKRQYWRFFIYFLALVFICEAIGKWGGAYISFSKTKYYNYVVIPFQFIFFYWLYAFKSFNNKKLFWTLSLLYLLSFIPSEFYFKGSKIIFSFNYTFGSFILMVLVVMEYYKQITSSDIINFNRNRMFYVNLGVTLFYIGTLPFWTFYYLLVEYKQIWNIYFDYFLVSGIVMYLLFSISFIWGKQNS, from the coding sequence ATGAACAGCTTTCAAAAACTGCTTAGCGATAGCTTTCTTTGGATTGAAGGAGGAACTGCAATGGTTGCTTTGCTACACTTAAGAGGCTTAAAAAGACAATATTGGCGTTTTTTTATCTATTTTTTGGCTTTAGTTTTTATCTGTGAGGCCATTGGGAAATGGGGAGGTGCGTACATCAGTTTCTCTAAAACAAAATATTATAACTATGTCGTAATCCCCTTTCAGTTTATCTTTTTTTACTGGCTTTATGCTTTCAAATCTTTTAACAATAAAAAGCTATTTTGGACTCTCTCCTTATTATATTTACTTTCATTTATACCAAGCGAATTCTACTTTAAGGGCAGTAAAATAATCTTTTCGTTTAATTATACTTTTGGATCCTTTATTTTGATGGTTTTAGTGGTGATGGAATATTATAAACAGATCACATCTTCCGATATCATTAATTTTAACAGGAACAGAATGTTTTATGTTAATTTGGGGGTAACCTTGTTTTATATTGGAACCTTACCATTTTGGACATTTTATTACCTGCTAGTAGAATATAAGCAAATCTGGAATATTTATTTCGATTACTTTCTGGTGTCGGGGATCGTAATGTATTTATTATTCTCAATTTCATTTATATGGGGAAAACAGAACTCTTAA
- a CDS encoding hypothetical protein (product_source=Hypo-rule applied) has translation MTDFFANVNLQGIVIPNLIGNRNASALRFPPAREKRAHYWSL, from the coding sequence ATGACTGATTTTTTTGCAAATGTTAACTTACAAGGGATCGTCATTCCCAATTTGATTGGGAATCGCAATGCAAGCGCTTTAAGATTCCCGCCTGCGCGGGAAAAACGGGCACACTATTGGAGTCTGTAA
- a CDS encoding ABC-2 type transport system ATP-binding protein (product_source=KO:K01990; cath_funfam=3.40.50.300; cog=COG1131; ko=KO:K01990; pfam=PF00005; smart=SM00382; superfamily=52540; tigrfam=TIGR03522) produces MSISVKNLSKHYDKQKAVDSISFEARPGRILGFLGPNGAGKSTTMRMLTGYLEPTSGEAEISGKSILSDAIEAKKHIGYLPENTPLYADMYVKEFLNFVGQTYKLANLPARIDEVIKMVGLTPEQHKKIGTLSKGYRQRVGLAQAIIHNPAVLILDEPTSGLDPNQLVDIRQLIKTLGAAKTVVISTHIMQEVEAICDDIIIISKGKIVANDSLEGLKKMHQQQSLEDIFRKLTA; encoded by the coding sequence ATGAGCATTTCAGTTAAAAATCTTTCTAAACATTACGATAAGCAAAAGGCGGTCGATTCGATTAGCTTTGAAGCCAGGCCAGGTCGTATTTTGGGTTTTCTCGGCCCTAATGGAGCTGGTAAATCTACCACCATGCGTATGCTTACCGGCTATTTAGAACCTACATCTGGTGAGGCTGAAATTTCTGGTAAAAGCATTCTTTCCGACGCTATTGAAGCTAAGAAACATATCGGCTACCTGCCTGAAAATACACCGCTTTACGCGGATATGTACGTAAAGGAATTTTTAAATTTTGTTGGTCAAACGTATAAACTTGCCAATTTACCTGCACGGATTGATGAGGTCATCAAAATGGTAGGCTTAACACCAGAGCAGCATAAAAAAATCGGTACGTTATCCAAAGGGTATCGTCAAAGGGTAGGTTTGGCCCAGGCGATAATCCATAATCCAGCGGTTTTAATTTTAGATGAGCCCACTTCTGGTTTAGACCCGAACCAATTGGTTGATATCAGGCAGCTGATCAAAACATTAGGTGCAGCTAAAACGGTTGTCATTTCTACCCACATTATGCAAGAGGTTGAAGCCATTTGCGATGACATCATCATCATTAGCAAAGGTAAAATTGTAGCGAATGATTCGCTCGAAGGCCTAAAAAAAATGCACCAACAGCAATCATTAGAAGATATTTTTAGAAAACTTACTGCTTAA
- a CDS encoding opacity protein-like surface antigen (product_source=COG3637; cleavage_site_network=SignalP-noTM; cog=COG3637; pfam=PF13568; superfamily=56925), with protein MKKLVLSLLTVAGLGFAASAQSNKPVIFGLKAGVAFPNMTISSGNASVSFDAKTSYYVGGTAEFVLSDVISIQPGLTFINKGTKLTNGDINFEENDITTTEDATLNFKYLELPVNLLANFKVGSAGKVFLGAGPYFAYALSANGKYGSIKEDLKFGEAESEFKRTDFGLNFLAGYQLNNGFNIHAGYGLGLSSIADTDLSDEITFKNKVFSVGVGFSF; from the coding sequence ATGAAAAAACTAGTATTATCTTTATTAACAGTTGCAGGTTTAGGCTTTGCAGCTTCAGCTCAATCAAACAAACCTGTAATTTTTGGTCTGAAAGCCGGGGTGGCCTTTCCAAACATGACCATCTCATCAGGAAATGCATCGGTAAGTTTTGATGCAAAAACATCTTATTATGTTGGCGGTACGGCCGAATTTGTACTGTCAGATGTAATTTCAATTCAACCCGGTTTAACTTTTATAAACAAAGGAACAAAACTGACCAACGGCGACATTAACTTTGAAGAGAATGACATTACAACAACTGAAGATGCAACATTAAACTTTAAATATCTGGAGTTACCGGTAAACTTATTGGCGAATTTTAAAGTTGGAAGCGCTGGTAAGGTGTTTCTTGGTGCCGGACCGTACTTTGCTTATGCTTTAAGCGCAAATGGTAAATACGGCTCGATAAAAGAAGATCTTAAATTTGGTGAGGCAGAATCAGAATTTAAACGGACTGATTTTGGCCTAAACTTTCTGGCAGGTTACCAATTGAATAACGGCTTTAATATTCATGCAGGCTACGGACTGGGATTAAGCAGTATAGCAGATACAGATCTCTCTGACGAGATTACCTTTAAAAATAAAGTTTTCTCAGTGGGTGTAGGTTTTTCTTTCTAA
- a CDS encoding DNA-binding NarL/FixJ family response regulator (product_source=COG2197; cath_funfam=1.10.10.10,3.40.50.2300; cog=COG2197; pfam=PF00072,PF00196; smart=SM00421,SM00448; superfamily=46894,52172), with translation MKKTIVIVDDHILIAKALQGIIDNFAAFEVMYVCENGKELIKNFENSNKIPDILLLDISMPIMDGFETVTWVTAHHPEVKVMALSMQGEEKSVIKMVSNGAKGYLLKNAHPVELENALTKLNINGFFYPDWASKIIFSSLNKTKDAEIKISDREKEFLKYTVTELNYKEIADKMFCSPRTVESYRDQLCEKLELKTRVGLAVFAIKNGFA, from the coding sequence ATGAAAAAAACTATAGTTATTGTTGATGATCATATCCTGATTGCAAAAGCGCTTCAAGGTATTATAGATAATTTTGCAGCCTTTGAGGTGATGTATGTTTGTGAAAACGGAAAAGAGCTGATTAAAAACTTCGAAAACAGCAATAAAATCCCCGATATTTTGCTTTTGGATATTAGTATGCCTATTATGGATGGTTTTGAAACCGTAACCTGGGTAACTGCACACCATCCGGAGGTAAAAGTGATGGCCCTGAGTATGCAGGGTGAAGAAAAAAGTGTGATTAAAATGGTTAGCAACGGTGCTAAAGGCTACCTGTTAAAAAATGCACATCCAGTAGAGCTCGAAAACGCGCTTACAAAGTTGAATATCAACGGATTTTTTTACCCTGATTGGGCATCAAAAATCATTTTCTCCAGCCTAAATAAAACCAAAGATGCTGAGATCAAAATTTCAGATCGGGAGAAAGAGTTTTTAAAATACACCGTTACTGAGCTTAATTATAAAGAAATAGCCGATAAAATGTTCTGTAGCCCTAGGACTGTTGAAAGCTATCGCGATCAGCTATGTGAAAAACTCGAACTTAAAACCCGGGTTGGATTGGCTGTTTTTGCCATCAAGAATGGATTTGCATAA
- a CDS encoding glycerophosphoryl diester phosphodiesterase (product_source=KO:K01126; cath_funfam=3.20.20.190; cog=COG0584; ko=KO:K01126; pfam=PF03009; superfamily=51695), translating to MKFLHLLLLVSAFLVISCKLSKVSHHYIKFNNNEELYQFLKWSPENRFPLISAHRGGPMPGFPENCIETFDNATTYNPVIIEFDIAYSKDSVMVIMHDDKLDRTSTGKGPIGNYTYEELKAFNLKDDEGKETKFKIPTLDSVLSWSKGKVLLTIDLKKGVSYAKVIEKVRQYKVESNSIIITYTANQAREVYQLAPELMISASVQKKAELNRLNSLGIPNNRIVAFVGVSAPDKELYQYLHNKGITTILGTMGNIDKSAIASPVKNVYYHLVNNGADILSGDNLPQASEELDKFRYNKKLSSAHIN from the coding sequence ATGAAATTTTTGCATTTATTGCTTCTTGTCAGTGCTTTTTTGGTGATTTCATGTAAGTTATCAAAGGTTTCCCATCATTATATTAAATTTAATAATAACGAAGAATTATATCAATTCTTAAAATGGTCGCCAGAAAACCGTTTTCCATTGATCAGCGCCCATCGTGGTGGTCCAATGCCTGGATTTCCTGAAAACTGCATCGAAACATTTGATAATGCCACTACTTATAATCCGGTAATTATCGAATTCGATATTGCTTACAGTAAAGATTCGGTAATGGTGATTATGCATGATGATAAGCTCGATCGCACTTCGACTGGAAAAGGACCGATTGGCAATTATACTTATGAGGAGCTGAAAGCTTTTAATCTTAAGGACGATGAGGGCAAAGAAACAAAATTTAAAATCCCGACTTTAGATAGTGTATTGAGTTGGAGCAAAGGAAAAGTTTTATTAACCATCGATTTGAAAAAGGGTGTTTCTTATGCTAAAGTGATCGAAAAGGTAAGACAATATAAAGTAGAAAGTAATTCAATAATCATTACCTATACTGCCAATCAGGCCAGGGAAGTGTATCAATTGGCACCCGAGCTCATGATTTCAGCCTCTGTGCAAAAGAAAGCTGAGTTGAATCGTTTAAATAGTTTGGGGATTCCAAATAACCGTATTGTAGCTTTTGTTGGTGTTTCTGCTCCGGATAAAGAATTGTACCAATACCTGCACAACAAAGGCATTACCACTATTTTAGGCACCATGGGGAACATCGATAAAAGTGCCATTGCCAGTCCGGTAAAAAATGTTTATTATCATTTGGTTAACAATGGTGCAGATATTTTATCGGGCGATAATTTACCACAGGCATCAGAAGAACTGGATAAGTTTAGGTATAATAAAAAATTAAGTTCAGCGCATATTAATTAA
- a CDS encoding hypothetical protein (product_source=Hypo-rule applied; transmembrane_helix_parts=Outside_1_4,TMhelix_5_27,Inside_28_213) — MEMQHLPSYAIVFLCGVIACYLLLKLIDLMKTNERRGHPNTMDPAIIQQMVDNYRNNHLAAINKLLGIDDAHSVSFGLKTLKKFIADIEFFSKKVDPRIADGALGIRFYYAAYPKDNEWNGFEDEKSIGKNYAQKHTLVMIPTLKKKSSDGSYQDYDFNPLDRTTFPLKEREKEQPITLMAMSSDSSDSQSREVMAQNHGQLIPPAEATVEIY; from the coding sequence ATGGAAATGCAACATCTACCTAGCTATGCTATCGTATTTTTATGTGGGGTAATAGCATGTTATCTGTTACTAAAACTAATTGATCTTATGAAAACAAATGAAAGGCGGGGCCATCCAAATACCATGGATCCGGCAATAATCCAACAAATGGTAGATAATTACCGCAACAACCATTTAGCAGCAATTAATAAATTATTGGGAATAGATGATGCCCATTCTGTTTCTTTCGGTTTAAAAACCTTGAAAAAATTCATTGCCGATATCGAATTTTTTAGTAAAAAAGTCGATCCGCGCATTGCTGATGGTGCATTGGGCATCCGATTCTACTACGCTGCCTATCCAAAAGATAACGAATGGAATGGTTTTGAGGATGAAAAATCGATAGGGAAAAATTATGCTCAAAAACATACACTTGTGATGATTCCTACTTTAAAAAAGAAGAGCAGTGATGGAAGTTACCAGGATTACGACTTTAATCCTTTAGATCGTACTACTTTCCCGCTAAAAGAAAGAGAAAAAGAGCAACCCATTACCTTAATGGCCATGAGTTCGGATAGTAGTGATAGTCAATCGCGTGAAGTAATGGCTCAAAATCACGGCCAGCTTATTCCGCCCGCAGAAGCTACCGTTGAGATTTACTAA
- a CDS encoding hypothetical protein (product_source=Hypo-rule applied; superfamily=81442; transmembrane_helix_parts=Outside_1_4,TMhelix_5_24,Inside_25_35,TMhelix_36_55,Outside_56_67), whose amino-acid sequence MTITYMMLAFTTIFLAGTFFYYKYTIRKGTIFRYKPIALLIIAVLFLLSLYGSIVSKPFNEIVPFIR is encoded by the coding sequence ATGACTATTACCTACATGATGCTCGCATTTACCACTATATTTTTGGCTGGTACATTCTTTTATTATAAGTACACTATAAGAAAAGGCACAATCTTTAGATACAAGCCAATCGCATTATTGATTATTGCCGTTTTGTTTCTTCTTTCGCTTTATGGCAGTATCGTAAGTAAACCCTTTAACGAAATCGTGCCATTTATACGGTAA